From the genome of Salvia splendens isolate huo1 chromosome 7, SspV2, whole genome shotgun sequence:
CCACTTCAAGTCCGTCGTGACCACTCTCCATGGGCAGTGGGTCTCCCTTGCTTTTGTTTCTCCTGATTCCTTCTCAGGAAAAGATAGATCCTCAGTACTAGGTAATGGTTTCTTCAATACTCCTTTCGAGCTATCATTGTTGGATTGCTCGGGGCCACTTCCCTGAGTTGAATTCTCCCTCAGACCTCTTGTTTCAATAGACCTTCCTGACAACCCCTTCCCTTCGGGCTCCTAATATGATTTACCAGACCGCAGCGTGATCATACTCACGTTTTCCTTCTCAGGTATAAGCACTGGTGAGTTGGGTATTGGTTGTATTGGTTGGGTTGATGTTGTTGGTCTTGGCTCGAGCTTGGCTGACCTTGGAAAGGTTTGGAATTTTGATTAGGGTTGTTCTGGTAGTTCTTCTTGTGGGGTGGTACATAGGTGGAACCTTGATTTGGATTGTGCGGGTTCTAGTTTTGATGTTGGCCTTGGgtttggttctggttttgttggtttcttcctggcCAGTTAGGAGATTCTAGGTTTGGGTGGCCACGGTAGGTATTTTGAGGTGGGTTATACTGGTTATGGCTTTGGTTTTGGTTTCCATCTCCCCATCTAAAGTTCAGGTGATCCCTCCACGGTGCATCTCTCTGCCTCCCAGGATTCCAATGCCCAGCCGCATTAACTTGTGCCATACTATCCAAATCTTCCGGCTGTTCATAACTGCGGCTCTGATTCCTTGGTTCTGCAACTTGTTTGCTCTCATTTGGGGAAGGTGGTGCATTCTTCTCTATCGCGGTCAATAGTGCTTTCTCCAACTTATCCATCCGCATCTCCAAAATATCCTCCTTTTCGGGTGCTGAGGCACTTGCAACTCCCCTTCTCTTATGGGACTCTCGTGGGTTATCATAAGCCCTTTTTGCACTGAAGAGTTTCCCCATGACcttcttcgcttcgctgacccgtaggtGGGGGAATCCTCCTCCGCTAGacgaatttgccaggtccttggtttccctgttcaTCCCTTCGTAAAAGGTGTTGTAAATTGCTGCCTCTGACATGCGGTGGTTGGGACACGCATCTAGGAGACTCATGTATCTCGCCCAATATTCACTTAGGTACTCATCGTAACCTTGCGTGACCCCTAAGATATCCTTTTTGAGCGCACTTGTCTTCGTGGATGGATAGAAATGGTCCAATAATGCTAGCTTGAAATCTACCCCACGTCCTGATGGAATTTGGTGGCAGTCTCATAAACCACgtatttgcctccccctttaAGATAAAGGGAAGCGCCTTCATCCTGTAATCATCCTCACTCAACCCTGCTCGTCGCTTCCGCGCCTTGCAAATCTTGTAGAATTCAAGTAGAAACTCGCATAGGCCCTCATAAATCTTCCCATGAAATGAGGGTAACACGGCTATAATGTGCGGCTTCATGTCACACGCAGCTTGCCCTACTGTAATGACAATGGCTTGCGGAGGCTCGCAGTCAGAATGAGCATTCAGCGACCCAATTTCATGATCATCCTCTACAAGTTAGACTATAGTAGCTATGTTTTTCTCTAACTTTATTGGGGATTCAGGTTCTTGCTCCTCTGGTGTAGCCTtgtcctcgtcactactcgtgcctaggtcagccATTgcggtcgacaggccagaacgggTAGTGACCAGTACAGTTCCGCACGGGAGTATCCTCGGTCTCCAATGCTCAAAGGTTGGGCTCCTTCtcataaaatgaaaaacaaaagaaaagaaaatctattaacaatatatacaccaaattGCCATGGAACAATCATGTATAaacacgccatccatccccggcaacggcgccatttgaaagagcaggtttgtgcagggtCATTTTAATCAACTGATCAGGAGGAAATCCGAACCTAGTCGTGTCATTGGCACGAACACATAAAACCTGTTATCAagacctcaacccacttctattggctagtatagtggagtaaagGGTCGAATCCTACAGAGATAGATATGTGCGAGATATGATTGAGGTGACATTCTGGAAGGTTGGtttgctaccacgcttgggttgagttttactTAGACACGAAACGAAACGAAATGAAAGGGAACCTATACTATCCTGACAGGTAAGCTACTATCATGTCGGCATGTGACAGTGTACGTAAATATACGGATTGGACGATTCTGGTGAATGTGAAAAGTGAAAGATTACTATAAATTGCAAGACAAGGTAGCAGAGGATATTGGTTGGTACTGGCTTTTAACTGCCAGATCTGCTGAAAAAGCTGGAAAAGTAAAAGGACAAAAGGTAAAAGGTGGCTAAAAGCATAGAGTGGTCccaaaaatcaaataaagacACTGTCTTCATCACCAAGAAATGCACAAACGCAGTAAATCCTAAACACTGAACCCTAAATCTCCTTCTTGAGCGCACTTGTCTTCGTGGATGGAAAGAATTGGTCCAATAATGCTAGTTTGAAATCTACCCACGTCCTGATGGAATTTGGTGGCAGTCTCATAAACCACGTATTTGCCTCCCCTTTTAAGATAAAGGAGAGAGCCTTCAGCCTGTAATCATCCTCACTCAACCCTGCTCGTCGCTTCCGCGCCTTGCAAATCTTGCAGAATTCATGTAGAAACTCGCATAAGCCCTCATAACTCTTCCCATGAAATGAGGGTAACACAGCTATAATGTGCAGCTTCACGTCACACGCAGCTTGCCCTACTGTAATGACAATGGCTTGCGGAGGCTCGCCGTCAGAAAGAGCATTCAGCGACCCGATTTCATAATCATCCTCTACAAGTTCGACTATAGTAGCTATGTTTTTCTCTAACTTTATCGGGGATTCAGGTTCTTGCTCCTCTGGTGTAGCCTTGTCCTAGTCACtgctcgtgcctaggtcagccAATgcggtcgacaggccagaacgggTAGTGTCCAGTATAGTTCCGCACAGGAGTATCCTCGGTCTCCAATGCTCAAAAGTTGGGCTCCTTCtcataaaatgaaaaacaaaagaaaagaaaagctaTTAACAATATATACACTGAATTGCCATGGAACAATCATGTATAAACAcgtcatccatccccggcaacggcgccatttgaaagagcaggtttgtgcagggtCGTTTTAATCAACTGATCAGGAGGAAATCCAAACCTGGTCGTGTCATTGGCACGAACACCTAAAACCTATTATCAagacctcaacccacttctactggctagtatagtggagtaaagGGTCGAATCCTACAGATATAGATATGTGCGAGATATGATTGAGGTGACATTCTGGAAGGTTGGTTTGCTACCACacttgggttgagttttactTAGACACGAAATGAAACGAAATGAAACGGAACCTATACTATCCTGACAGGTAAGCTACTGGCAATAAATCACGAACTTCATTAACGATCTAAATATATCTCGCAACAAACTCAGAGTTGaaattaaatcctaatttaaacGATCAAGAGTGCAATTCCTAATCTACGCTAGCTGACtaacatgcaaggtgacagaaaCAAGCAAAAACGATTTCCATGCATTTTTCGAGAAGCTTAacccgattaaaacttgtaaaacTCGATGAAAGACTAGATCTTACAAAGCTAGGCAgtttcaagcacttaaacaacagaaaTCTACATAAAACTATCAGATCTAGCTAACTAGGCGTAAAAAGAAATCAACGCTAATGAAAGAATAACAATACCAAAGactttgggcgaaattcggcaaagagtagtgagtttttttatattttttggattttaattctgcaattttaaatttatagggttttaattatgcatttttttatttttcaggaatttgtaattggattttgaatttattaatgtattttattattatagagGTGTTTTTAGtcattgaagtatttaaattgaataatagaatagtgaGACTCATGAAGTATGCATTAGCTAAGAGTACGAATAGGGGTATTGTGCCTTCTAAGAGCAGGgaataaaaaatatgaataaaagtgggaccgggccacaaccgtgctcttagctaagaacATAATTGAGAAAGCTCTAATAACTCTTTTCTTTGCGTCCTGCATTCTGgttattttctaaaaaaattcaaCACTGTAATTACATCTCTAATTTTATGCTCTTAAAATAATTACATCATATGTAAATTTGGTTTAGTATCCCAAGTTGGTATTTGACCTTTACTTAATTGATCAATGAAGATGGCTAGAAATGCATTGAATAGTATATTAGTATTTATATATGTCAgagacatttaaaaaaattgttctaGTAGGAGTACATTGTGTCATGAAATTGCAACAGCATTGTTCACAGAATTGCATAAATTACAAATAAGTAGCATATGACACTAAAGTCTAAAGATAGAGCCTAAGTCATAAATTACCAAACTAAGATCGTTAATCATGCATCCTTTAGTTTACATGTTTcacataaatatttaaatatgggGGCACAAAATATGATATGGCATTATTCACATTAGACTATAATGTAGCATTGCGTCGTACTCACGAAGGGTATGCTTATTTTGTCAAAACTAAGTACCAACTGCCAACATTACTTGTATGGAGAAAACATCTATATACATACATAAGTCAATTGTGAAGTTAATTGATATAAACTGAAAAAATAACCACTTGCATAGCtataatcaaataaattatatatagtCTACATTCTGTAAATCCTTCTGAATATGCGACATTAGCATTATTATTTGAGAGATGAACCATAATGATAATGGCAATAATtccaataataataaataagtatatTATAACCGATTAGTTATGGAGTAGTAGATAATAAAACAATACTTGATGAATCTAATAAAGTCATATACATTATGTGAACGATCTaagaagaaatgaaaaaaaaggtgTCTATCTCTATGAAAGAGAGggcaaattaaaaatgaaagatgCAATCATATATGCGAAGAAGCTATAAAAAAATAGTGGTTCTCTAATGGAGTCAAGTTGAGATCGAGAGAGAAAACCCTCCGGTTGTTCGGTTTCTTCACCACCGGAAAAAGTGAGAGCGGCGGCGATGGGCTCTGATCAACCCTATGCCTCCTCATATGGCCTCCGAGGGCTTGACCTAACGGGAATTCCTGCCCACATATGGAGCACTCGTGCGTCTTCGGCTTTGGTGGCTCCATCCGTGGCTTCTTGTGGCTGGCACGGTGGCCACCAAGCGCCTGGAACGACGGGAACTTCCTATTACACGTCTTGCATGTGAACGTCCGAGACGAACATGAATCTCCTCCGCCGGATAAAAGCATCAAGCAGTTGTCCATGGCCAAGAAGTCGTCGCCGTCTCTACTCCTCTTCATCATAATTGGTTATGAATTAATGGGATTGGATTGTTTTTAGAAATGAGAGAGTTGAATGGTGTTTTCATGTGTTTctgttatatatatatgaataagaATGAGAGGTTTCTTTGTTAGTTGTAGAGTGCTTATGAATGATTATGTACGTTTGTTTTAATATTGACAATTCGTATGGAAGAAATCAACGAAATTTCTTGATGGAAAAGTAAGTCAAATAATTGTACCGTACCTTCGCACCACCAAATTTAATTTTCTGTCACTAGGATTAGGACTAGTTTgattttactttattataattataatattgtaTGATATGATGAGTGGCATGtctaacaaaataaatttaaaaaaaaaagaactataTAAATGTATATGGGGAAAATATCTTGTTAAAAAAGTTCTCTTGTGTTAACTAAATGTTAGTATCGACCATACATGATTATTGTAAAATTATCAACAATGAAGCATCACTTATtataataaaacataaattatgAGCTATTATTATTTACTATTATTTTCTAGTGATATCATTGAGCACGCAAGCATGAGCAAGGGGCTTAGCTAATCGAACTGGTAGTATCCAAGTCGTTTTGAGCTGTGACTATTCAATAATCTTACTAGAATTTTCTAATTCATAAGTAAATGTATGAGCTACACATCCACTTGAATAATATTAATAGTATATTGGGGATAATATAATTGAGATTTTGTCAACGGATGAAACTGCGACCAACTGCATTCGCAAACCTACGTCTATACGTTTTATCTAGAAGCATTGATCAAAATTCGTTCCCACAAATAAACCATAACCTATAAGTCAATGCAGATAAATTTAAATGTAAGTATCATAAAACTTCTACTGCTGCAAATAAAGAAAGTGACAATTGGCCAGAAACTCTCCATATATTTAACAGTCATACCAACTTTAGCAATACTTTATCTTTTCATAACTAACTTCGATAAGATTTTTGTAAGGTTGATAAGATATTTCAGGACATCGTTTTGACTATGTTCACCACACCATAACATTATTCAGTTCGAAATTTCTCTATTAATGTATACGAAATTAAAgggtaaaaaatatatcaaatcaagctttgatttgcgttatttataaaattaataattttaataataatttataaggcatttaaataaaatcacatTTATCACGTAAAGGAAAGAGTAATGCAATTATAAATCTAACGTGAGGGATGCTCACAAAAGGTGAGTTTCATTGCGCTTATATGTTGTCATTTTATTCAGTTAAACCAAAcgatttttaatttctaagatAACCAAATACGAGTATATAGGCTCAGTATATCTTTTAACATATCTTTATTTTGTGGTAGTGTTTAATTTAGGTATGTGTGCGCTACTAAAAGATTTAAAAACCCTAAAAAAGTGTATATCTCCAACTAAGAAATAACACATAGATAAACAATTTACTAATGTTTATTCATTAGATTTTTCAAGAATAAGAGGCTAGAACCAAAACAAAATTTCTAATCGATCTCACCTTCTTTACACGGAAATGACCATGCTTTTCTGAAAATTTGACTAAAACTTTTATACAGGTAACTCAGTAGAAAAGCAGAAGGGATCACCTAATACAGTTTATACTACATCTCCTaatatattactataaattagACAAGTGGACCATATTTATAGAAAAGGAAAATCTGCTTCTAGTAGTATAAACCCTTACActttctctcttcttcactttatttttcctttttctctctattagTTTTAATCTAATATACTGTATACGtaactttttattaaaaaaatctaatactactaatatattaCTGTAGTTAATAGTATTAACATACTCGCGTATAAGTTGTATTCATAGATTTTAATTACTTCAAAATATAAAGTTAATAATATTAGGATGTATcatgtattttaattatattaaaatataaaatacatcGTATATAAATTCTATATTATAATATTAGATGGCCAAATTATTTTCTTCAtaatcttatttctttttttattttattttaatagtttcatttttaattttacttaatCTActagaataataataataataataataataataataaccatCTCCgtaatattagtaatattagTATTACATTTCTTGTTCTAAAACATTAACATATTTAGATTAAAAAGgttgagaaaaataaaagagaaagtaGAGGCCAGATATATTGGGTATAGATTTCTTTTCTTAAATTTAGAGTCCACTTGTCCACTTTATAGTAGTACTGTATTAACAAATGTATTATAAAATGTGTTTGGCGATCCTTACTAAAAGACAAGAAGACGCTTACACTGTAcacatactccatccgtctcatatTACTCGCACTATTCATTTTAGGTCGTAAATTTGAGATTAATTTTTTAGtgtatttaaattcatattttaagtgtaatgagatatcacttaataaaagaacacttaattaactctaatatattaattaaataaataccataattcttacttaaaatagaaatagtgtaaatagtttGGGACGAGAAATGTGTATGCGATTGTTGATTTCTAAAGTTGCTTATTTATGTTTTTGGGATTGCATGTTTAAATTGTGCTTGGTTGATTTCTAAAGttgttttatttaagttttttattgtacatttaaattgttttacatgtttttttatttttaatccttGTAATTGTATctaattttatgtaatttattcaaaatatgaATTCATTGCTTTGAGAAAATCATAAGAATATGTCGATAGTTCGTGTATTTGCAAGCTAATAACATGTCATATTGATTTGACACGTTTCTCCACGTAGGTGGTAAGTGTACTCCGCATTAGCTTTGATTTGGCCTTAACTATTTATTGgagaaaaatcagaaaaatccaaagttcatgtatttacattcaaaaataaaagtttaggaaaaaaatcagaaaatattgaaagttcatgtatttatagataaataaCCCATTATTCTATTAAAACATAGAAAAAAGCACGGGTACTTCGTGCTCTTTTCTAGACCAAAAAATTAACACGGACTTgtagttaattatttattttataaactaAACAATAAGTAAAgtcatgataaataatattatcatagtGAAACATAGCTACCAAAAAGACCATAAATCTTTAGTATTATaagatataattaataaatttatatttcatGAAATTTGAACTTAGTTATAAGAAAGTTTTCGTTCGCTCTAAACCATATGTTAACATACTTCATCCACTCGATCAgaagaaattcaaaaaatcTCAATGAAGATCCAAGAACAAGATCACCGGTTGATGTAGATAGGACACTCTTGCATACAAAAGTGTGTTATAGAATATAGAGTAAAGAATGATGGTGACTTTGGAAAATCTTTCATGATAGCCTCAACCAATGTATTGCTGAGCCTTATCAATTCTAATGATTTTGTCTCGTGCATTTGTTTTAAACAACTGGCATGTAACTCCACTGAGTTTCAAACACTTTGAAATACCATGAAGATCATGAGCCTTGACCAGGCCCGGCCCTGGGGGGGTCGAGCAGTGCCCCCGCCCCGGGCCCCCAAAACGTTGGGgcctccaaaatccaaatacatacATGAGTATATACATGCTACTGGGCCAGGTCCAAGCAAGAAACAAGAGCCCACAGCAGAGAGCCGCAAAGGCATGCAGCGCTAAAGCCTAAATACAAGCTAATAAGCCTCACGTACATCTAATTGACGTAACAGGTAGCGCCGCCGGCCACCGGCCATCCGCCATCGCTCCAACTCACAATCGTCTGCTGGCGAGTGGCGATTCATCTACTTGCCCCGTTGCCCGGATTGGAGGCAAATTGGATTCCAATCTCCCTCACTCCCTGCACTCGTAAGCCCCTTCATTGATCCTCCTTCGTTGAATCAAAATTCAACTGTTAGCATCTGCCCTAGTGCCCTCTATTTCAATGTCTTGTGTGATGATTACCTTTCTAAAATTCCAACGCCCTCATGTCATCTAGAAGGCATAGGCACCCATCAGGCAGtgagaaaaggaaaaagaggaAACGCTTAGATGAGTTGACAGAATCACAAAGAGGATCCATTGATAAATTTTTTAAGCACAATACTAGCGCTTCGAGAAATCAAGATGAGTGGGCGATAGTTGCTGTGGAAGAACAACCTAACACTAATCCAGAAGATCAAGACCCTACCGATGACAATGTTGGCATCAATACAGATGATGATATTAAAAATGTGAGTAATCATGTGCCCTCTACCAGTGTAGATGAAGAACCAGTTTTTACTACAAATATGTATGATCCGGTAAACTGGGACAATCTTGATAATAAAGCAAGGGATATATTAGTGGAGAAAGGACCTataagagaagaaaatattatatttcctTTGGATGCCAACTCAAGACATTTTTCATACAGTCATTACtctagaaaaatgaaaaatggagaGCTACGTGACAGAAAATGGTTAGTCTATTCAAAACAAGTTGACAAAGTATTTTGCTTTTGTTGTAAGCTTTTTGGTTCTCACAACCGCAAGAGCTATTTGGGGCTTGATGGTTTTAGAGATTGGAGGCATACTAGTGAGAGGCTGAGAGAGCATGAAGCTAGTGTTGATCATATTATCAACATGAACTCTTGGAATGAATTGAGAGCTAGACTAAGCAAAAATAAAACGATTGACAAGAAGAAACTTTTAAggtaataatataaattgtatGCTATAAATATTGTCTTGGATGTATTGAAGTGTTTTATTACTACTGTTGTTATTGTTACTAttagtttatagtattattatggGGCCCCTCTTTTAGTTCCGCCCCGGGCCAATAAAAACTCAGGACCGGGCCTGGCCTTGACAATGAGAATTCAATCGTAATAACGGAGAAAATTGGTCTCTCTTTGCATGCCCAACTCGACATGAAATATTTAGGGGCAAAAACAACTAAGAGTGatacaattaaaaaatactGTGAATCGAAGTATTTGATGGAATACGATCAAGAAGGATTTCAAAGCAATTTTTAGGCACTATTATTTGTGTTCTCAGTGCACTTCACAAGAAAGATAAATCTCATGGAAACATATTGATTGCCAAACGAAGACCAGACAAAACTCAgtcatattttttaatatgaCCCACGATCAAAGAAAGCGTTCACTCAATCTCAAAAGGCATAGTCAAGACATTTCAACATCAATTAGTTAATTAGATGGGTGTTAATGTATCCATTCTTACAACAAACTCTTCCTTCCCTCATTCCAGAATTTGTGGAAGACCGTGAGTCCTTAGGTTTGTTGTAGCTAAATCACAGGTAATATTTGTCCTATATTTATTATAatctttcaaattaaaatatttccacactttattctttttttaatttttacagATCTAAAACCACTAGACACGCAATGCTAAAAGAAAAGCCACTACAACTTAGTCGCATCCACGTGCAATTTTCTAATTATGAAAAGATCAAAAATTAATCGATTCATGTGACTtgtattgataaaatattagGAAGTATGACATGTTTGGTCTAAGACCATTAGACACACAATGTTGGTTGACAAATACTCTATTCGtcctaaaaaaaatagactagttttaccattttgggtcATCCCTCAAAATTAGACCAagtctaaatatggaaagtttttaataaattacactttactaataatgtggacctcacaatccacttacaATACTTCAAAtacattttttctctctctctcttacttttttatatctttttagtttaccaattgcacattaaaacctGTGTCATTTACAAGTTTGTCTGCTTTTTaagaacagagggagtaatttttaaattgaatGTTCCTCTCGAGCCTTAGTAGTGACTACTAGTTCATACATTATGAAGAGTGTCGCTTAAGCACTCAGAGTTCACAATACAGATTAAAAGCACATAGAGTTCGCACACTTAATCAGGCTAGACAAGCAATGGATCAAGCTGGCTGACAAATACTATCTGGTCGTTGGTATGCAAACGGAGAGACTTAGGACCTTCAAGACCTTAACTcacaatactatagactagtaaagggaagtaagggtcgaatacCATAGAGATAGAGGCGATTTTAGTTGGGTTTGAGACATTTGGGAGgttggctgcggccacgctttttAGTAGGTTAAGTTTAAACTAAGGGAACTGGAACTGGtcaactaactaaactaaactgatcaaTCAGGGCTAGAATACTCATAACTAGGGAACATGTAACTTGATCAACTAAGCTAAGAACGGAAAGGTAAAAGTAACTTGGACCACTGACACAAAATGAACGCACTACCTAAAAAGTTGTAAACATCGAAAAGGTGACTGAGACTGCAATTCTAACAAACTACTaccttcttcttcgctaagTAGCTAAATAAAAGCAACGAAAGCAGATCTAAACAGAGCAACAAACATAAAAACAGAAATCAGACGAATTAAACACAGATCCATATGAAATCGACGTAAAGAAAACAGATCTAAAGTATCTAACCTATTCTCATTCAAGCTGATGAACTAAAATGTAAATCTACCTATGAGAAAACATATACAAAGCGGAACTAAAGCAAACGGAAGCAATCAAAACAGAGAACATTAGATCCAACACAACTTGCATcaaaaactccatttcataaagATCTTCAATAAATGTAACTAAAACAGAATTCCAAACAAGGATTTAAAGAGCGATCCACAACGGAAAGGTAACTAAAGTTGCAACTACAAGGAAAACATTAAAAACAACTAAGGTACGGAAAAGATGAACTGAAAACATAATGGAAATTCTTTTAACCCAAACCACGAAGGCTTCTAGGCAGATCCAGGTCCCTCCTTCCTTGACTAGGAAGAGGAGATGAAAGTAGAGGTGGAAACGACGGCTCTGACTGCTAACTTCTTACTCCATGCTATAaaaataaggtgaaaatgaagTGATTGAAGGTGATGATGGTGTCGAACTCCCTTCTTGTGTGCACTCTCTCCATATTTATAGGATGATGTTgggcccaaatccctagggtaagCCCATCCTATCTTGACATTTATGCCCTTGAGATGacatcttttcttctctctcctctgaCTCATCACTTCAtgtggtaaactccacttgatcaacttgtcaGATGGGCAGGCTTCACTGTTTGTACGCAACTGATCAACTTAGCTTCACTTTTGGCTATTTTTCACTTCTTTTCCGAGTTGCTCAAGTTGTTCCTGCACTTGCCGCTTTTATACTTTATAGTTGCTGCACACTCAAATTCACCACTCTTTTCGCACATTATTAGccatgttagtgtaataaaccctacaaaaccatgcttgtaacgagccctatcaTATTACATTTAAACATATGATCTCAATGTCATaagttaaaataataataataataataataataataataataataataataataataataataataataataatatcaataataataagaagaagaagttgtATATGCCTTTAACGTTTGGGAGTTATACTTAAACTACAATATTTTTTACTCAAGGAATCACGCCCCAAGCAGTAGTCGTGGAAGCGATAAGGTGATGGAGTAGAACGAGCACAAACTGTGACCTTTTTGACGCACGAGGCAGTATATTCTACTTTGGAACGTGATTCTCGAATTTGTGTGATTGCAAATAGATCAATAATTGTTCAATGTGATATGTAAGTAAATGTAGTTTCTGAGTGAAGTTTATGATACGTTgaaagtaaattaaataataattaattgctAAAGTGAATcttgatttcatttttatatgtgCAAAATGTGAAGTTGACTAATATGTGTTGAATGTGAAGTTGACTAATATGTGTTGAATGTGAAGTGAACAACCGGATAATTTTGGTATGCCTCGTGCTAATGTGTATACATCGGGTATAGTTGGCATGTCATAGGACAACATAACTGCCTCTTGATAGTTGTTGTCTTTTGGATATCCGAAGCGATGGTAGATATATATTAGGTCCCACCTGATATAATTTGATTGATACTAATCCTAACGGGTATCCTGAAATTAGTGTATTATGCCACAATTGGGTAGTATATTGTGCATCAGGATGCATGCCTTAATTGAACTCGATCAGTGTCCTCGCGTGGGCGATATCTTAATATGTGAGACTCATGTCTATAATATACTACTCACCCTGTTCCctcataattgagtcatttttccattttggggagttcccttatagttgagtcattgcTATATATGGTAatactttttctcctttttctctttttcactttttaatatacattaatttatCACACTAAACAG
Proteins encoded in this window:
- the LOC121810523 gene encoding zinc finger MYM-type protein 5-like; the protein is MSSRRHRHPSGSEKRKKRKRLDELTESQRGSIDKFFKHNTSASRNQDEWAIVAVEEQPNTNPEDQDPTDDNVGINTDDDIKNVSNHVPSTSVDEEPVFTTNMYDPVNWDNLDNKARDILVEKGPIREENIIFPLDANSRHFSYSHYSRKMKNGELRDRKWLVYSKQVDKVFCFCCKLFGSHNRKSYLGLDGFRDWRHTSERLREHEASVDHIINMNSWNELRARLSKNKTIDKKKLLR